CATCGCCGCCGCGGCGCTGATTGTCGGCATGAACAGTTTTTTCATCGTCAACCAGACCGAACAGGCCCTCGTCCTGCAGGTTGGTAAGGCGCAGGCCGCCTACAATGCCCCCGGGCAGAACCAGGCCGGCCTGAAAATGAAATTGCCGTTCGTTCAGAACGTCATCAAATATGACCGCCGCAATATCGGGCTCGACATTCCCAACATCGAAGTTCTGGCCTCGAACCAGGAACAGCTGATCGTGGACGCCTTCGTGCGCTACCAGATCTCTGATCCACTGGCCTTCTACCAGCGCCTGCAGACGCAGCGCGTGGCCGAGAACCAGCTGTCGCAGTTCACCAACACGGCCATCCGGAACGCCCTGGCCAACAAGCTGCCGGAGGAGATCATCTCCGGCCAGCGGGCCAAGCTGATGGACGAGATCCGGGAGAACCTGTCGGACTCCATCGCCGGCCGCGGTATCGACATCATCGATGTGCGCATCCGCCGGGCGGACCTGCCGCAGGACGTCTCCGAGCGTGTCTTCCGCCGCATGGAAGCCGCCCGGAACCAGGAAGCCGAGCTGATCCGCGCCAATGGCGACAAGCAGGCCCAGGCCGTCCGCGCCAAGGCCGATCGCGACAAGACGGTGATCCTCGCCGAAGCGAACCAGAGATCTGAAGAGATCCGCGGTGAAGGCGATGCCAAGCGGAACGAGATCTATGCCAGCGCTTATGGCCGCGATCCCGAATTCTTCCGCTTCCAGCGTGCCCTGATCGCTTGCGAACAGGGGCTGAAGAAAGGCACCACGCAGATCGTCGTCGGCCCGCAAAATCTCGGCCTGTGCGACGAGTTCATTGCGGCCGCTCGCAAGAACTCCAAGTGATCTGAGGGAGTTAATTGGCCATGACGCTGCCACTGATCCTGCTGGCGGGTGTCGGCATGTGGTTTCTGCTTGAAGGGGCGGCCTATGCGGTCGCCCCGGACTTCATGCGACGCCTCGCCGTTCTCGTCACACAGATGAGCACCCGGGAGCTGACCATGGCGGGCCTTGTCGGCGGGGCCGTCGGGATCGTGCTGATCTGGCTTGCAGTTCACTTGGGCTGAATCTGTTGCGCCTTGCCCGCAAAGCGCCATAGTCTGCGATACAATAAGTTCCTTATTCCGCCCGCAGAGGAAGCCGAAGTCCCATGCGTTTTCCGGCTCTTGCCGCCCTTGCCCTTCTCGTTTCCGTCCCACTGGCGGCCCCCGCCGCCGCGCAGCAGAGCCTGTCACGTTCGGTTGAAGGCCTCGACCAGAGGGACCGCCCGGCAAGTTTCCGTGACTTGTCGAAACGGCTGATGCCGGCCGTGGTGAATATCTCCACATCCAAGACCGTCGCGCCGGAAGGCATGCCCACCTTTCCGGAGGGCTCGCCGATGGAACGGTTCAATGATTTCTTCGGCCGCGACGAAGACGGCTTCCGCCGGGAAGGCTCGCTCGGCTCCGGCTTCGTGATCAGCGCCGACGGCTATGTCGTGACCAACAATCACGTCATCGACGGGGCAGACGAGATCGAAGTGAATTTCGCCAATGGCCGCGTTCTGGACGCCGAACTGGTCGGACGGGACCGGGATACAGACCTCGCCGTTCTGAAGGTGAAATCCGACACCCCCCTGTCCTATGTCAGCTTCGCCGACAGCGATGCCGCGGAAGTGGGCGACTGGGTGATCGCCATCGGCAACCCGTTCGGCTTTGGCGGCTCTGTGTCCGCCGGCATCATCTCGGCCCGCAACCGCGACCTGAATGCCGGACGTTCGGATGATTTCATCCAGACCGACGCGGCCATCAACCGGGGCAATTCCGGCGGCCCGCTGTTCAATCTCGGCGGCGAAGTCGTCGGCGTGAACACGGCGATCATCTCGCCCACGGGCGGCTCGGTCGGTATCGGCTTTTCGGTGCCGTCGAACCTCGTCAACCGGATCACGGGCGAACTGATCAAGTCCGGGCGCATCCGCCGGTCCTGGCTGGGCGTCAATGTTCAGGATGCGGATGAAGCGCTGGTCCGCGCCTATCGCGCCTCCGGCAAGGGCGGCGTGATCGTCACCCGCATCACCGATGACGGCCCGGCCGACAAGGCGAAACTGGAAGTCGGTGACCTGATCCTCAGCTTCGACGGCCAGCCGGTTGCCAGTGTGCGGGAACTGACCCGCGTCATCGCCGACACGCCGATCGACAAGAGCGTGCCCGTCCGTCTGGTGCGCGATGGCCGCGCCCGCACCTTCACCGTCACCATGGGCGAGCTTCAGGAAGAGACCCCCGAAGACACCACCCAGCTGCCGGACCTGCCCGCCAGTGCCAATGATCTCGGCGCAGACCTTTCCAGCCTCGACGATGACATCCGCCGCCGCTATGGCGTGCCGAAAGACGTCGAAGGCGTTGTCGTCACCTCCGTCTCCGCCCGCGGGCCCGCCTATGGCAAACTGGTGCGCGGCGACGTGATCATCGAGATCAATTTCGAACGTGTCGCCACGGTGACCGATACGCTGGAAAAGGTGAAAGCCGCCCGCGCCAATCCGGCAGAGCCGCTGCTGGTCCGCGTCAAACGCCGCGGCGATGCCGGCTGGTTCGATCAGTTCCTCAGCGTCGACCTTGGCAAGTAAGCCCCGCGCACCGCAGGAAGGACGCGAAACGGGCGCTATATAGTGTCCATAGAAGGTCCATAGAGGGTGTTTGTGATTGTCCGGAAGCCGGACTTATCCAACACCTAGCCGAGGAATTCGCTCGCCTCATAGCCCTGGAAGAAGAGCGCGGCGCGCAGGTCCGTATGCTCGATCGACGCATGGGCTTCGGCGGCCACGACAGGCTTGGCATGATAGGCGATGCCGAGGCCCGACGCCTTGATCATGGCGAGGTCGTTGGCCCCGTCGCCCAGGGCGATCACCTCGTCGCGGCCGATGCCTTTCGCCGCGGCGAACTCGTCCAGCGCGGACAGTTTCGCTTCGCGGCCCAGGATCGGGCGGCCGACCTCCCCTGTCAGGGCCTTGCCGTCATCGACCAGCGTGTTGCCGCGATGCGTGTGAAAGCCTGCCGCCGCCGCGACGCGGGAGGTGAAATAGGTGAAGCCGCCCGACACCAATACAGTTTCTGCCCCGTCCGCTTTCATCGTCTCGACCAGCGTTTTCGCGCCGGGGTTCAGCGTGATCCGCTCCGAATAGGCCTGTTCCAGGGCGTCGAGGCCGAGGCCTTTCAGCATGGCGACACGGGTTGTCAGGGCGCCTTCAAAGTCCAGCTCGCCGCGCATGGCGCGCTCGGTGATGGCCGACACTTCCGCCTTCAAGCCGGCAAAATCTGCCAGTTCATCAAGGCATTCCTGTCCGATGATCGTGGAATCCATGTCGGAGATCAGCAGGCGTTTGCGGCCGCTTGCGGCCGGCAGCACGGCGGTATCGACCGGGTGGCCCCGCTCCGCCAGCCGGGCCCGCATGCGGGCGGCCTGGTCCTGATCGCCCGGCAGCTGCCATTCCAGCGCGACCAGCCCGTCCACGCTGCCCAGCGCGCGCGACGGGGCCACGCGGCCAAGCTCAGCCGAAACTTCCGCTTCCAGCTTCGCCGCATCCATGGCGGCGACGGCGACGATCCTGAGGCTCATGTCAGTCTTCCCGGGTTTTCCCGCGTCTTCATGGGTTTCCTACTGGATGACAACCCCTTACCTCTATTGGAATGCATCCGGCTATCCTGATCCATGGCCCCACGGCCAGCGGCAAGACCGCCCTCGCCATCGAAGTCGCCCGGCGGCTCGACGGAGAGGTGATCAATGCCGATTCCATGCAGGTTTACAGAGACCTGAAAGTCATCTCGGCCCGCCCGGACGAGGACGAAATGCGCGGCGTGCCGCATCACCTGTTCGGACACGTCAACGCGGCCGAGCGCTATTCCACCGGCCAGTGGCTGGAAGAGGCGCGGGCCAAGATCCGCGTGCTCCAGAAGAAGAACAAGCGCGCCGTCATTGTTGGCGGCACGGGGCTTTACCTTCTGGCGCTGACGCAGGGCCTGTCGGCCATTCCGCCCGTCCCCGAGGATGTCCGCGCCCAAGTCCGTGACATCGCCGAAGCCGAGGGCGCCGACGGCCTGCGCGCGCGCCTGGCCCCACACGATCCGGAAACCGCCGAACGGCTGGGCTCGGGCGACAAGCAGCGCCTGGCCCGGGCCTATGAAATCTGGCTCGCCACCGGGCGGCCGATCACCGACTTCCACAATGAGCGCCAGCCCCCGGTCCTGCTGGACCGGGAATGGATGGGATTTGCCCTCACCCCGCCGCGCGCCAAGCTCTATTCCAAGATCGACCGGCGCTTCGAAGGCATGCTGATGCAGGGTGCCATGGCCGAGGCCCGCGCGCTGATCGAACGGGGGCTCGACCCCGAACTGCCGGCCATGAAGGCCCATGGCATGCCGTGGCTGGCCGCGTTTGCCCGCGGCGAGATCAGCGCCGAATTCGCCGCCGAGAACGCCAAGCGCGACACGCGGCGCTATGCAAAGAGGCAATTCACGTGGATTGGCAGGCAATTCCCGTTCTGGCCCAGAATCCCCGGCACGGAGCTGAACGACCGCATGCGGGTGATTCTTGCCCTCTATAGGGAGATTGACAGGGAGATGGAGGCAGATTATTCCTAGCCCCCGACGTTGGAGGAAACGCACGTGCGCATGTCAGAGGTACTCGTAATTAGGCACCCGTAGCCGCCGTTCATCAGAACCGGTTGCGGGTGTGCGCACAAAAGGGTCTCCGAAGGGGGCCCTTTTTCTTTTCAGAAAACATTCCGGACAATCACCCTCCTTTCTAACCCCAGACGCCAGAGCAAAGTCATGACCGTCAAAACCAAGCAGAAGACCGAAACCCGCCTGATGACCGGCGCCGAGATCGTAATCACGGCCCTACGGGAACAGGGCGTAGAGGTCATGTTTGGGTATCCGGGCGGCGCCGTCCTGCCGATCTATGACGCGCTGTTCGCAGCCGACGACATCCGCCACATCCTGGTGCGCCATGAACAGGGCGCCGGCCACGCCGCCGAAGGCTATGCTCGCTCCACGGGCAAATGCGGTGTCGCGCTCGTCACCTCCGGCCCCGGCGCGACCAACATGGTCACCCCGATCACGGATGCGATGATGGATTCGGTCCCGCTGGTCGTCATCTCCGGCCAGGTGCCGACGCACCTGATCGGCACCGATGCGTTCCAGGAGGCCGACACAACGGGCATCACGCGCAGCTGCGCCAAGCACAATTACCTCGTCACCGACGTCGACCAGCTGGCCCGCACGATCCATGAGGCGTTCCATATCGCGACCTCCGGCCGTCCCGGGCCTGTCGTCATCGACATTCCGAAGGACGTGCAGTTCGCGACCGGCACCTATTCCGGCAAGGAAGGCGTCCACAAGCCGACCTACTCCCCCAGGACCGAGCCGATTCCGGAGGCCATCGAGGCCGTTGCCGAACTGATCTCCATGGCTCGCCGGCCTGTTTTCTACACAGGCGGCGGCGTGATCAATTCCGGGCCGAAAGCCTGCGAAGCCCTGCGCAAGCTGCAGGCCGAGACGGGCATTCCGGTCACCTCCACGCTGATGGGCCTCGGGGCCTTCCCGGCCTCCCACAAGGACTGGCTGGGCATGGTGGGCATGCATGGCAGCTACGAATCCAACCATGCGATGCATGACTGCGACCTGATGATCTGCGTCGGCGCCCGGTTCGACGACCGTGTGACCGGCCGGATCGACGCCTTCTCGCCGAATTCCAAGAAGGTCCACATCGACATCGACCCCTCCTCGATCAACAAGATCGTCCGGGTCGACGTGCCGATCGTGGCCGATTGCGGCGCGGCGCTCGAAGCGCTGCTCACGGCGGTGAAACACCGCAAGGGCAAACGGCCCGACCTCAAGCCCTGGAAGGCCGAGATCGACGCCTGGCGCGCCCGTGACTGCTTTGCCTATGAGCCGTCGGACAAGATCATCAAGCCGCAATACGCGATCGAGCGCCTCTATGCCCTCACCCGCGAGCGCGAGACCTTCATCACGACCGAGGTTGGCCAGCACCAGATGTGGGCCGCCCAGTTCTTCCATTTCGACGAGCCGAACCACTGGATGACCTCCGGCGGCCTCGGCACGATGGGCTATGGCCTGCCCGCCGCCGTCGGCGTGCAGTGCGCCCATCCGGACGCGCTGGTCATCGACATTGCGGGCGAAGCCTCGATCCAGATGATGATGCAGGAATTGTCCACAGCGGTGCAGTTCTGCCTGCCGGTGAAGGTGTTCATCCTCAACAATGAATGGATGGGCATGGTGCGCCAGTGGCAGGAATTGCTGCACGGGGAGCGCTATTCGCACTCCTATTCGGAAAGCCTGCCGGACTTCGTGAAACTGGCCGAAGCCATGGGCGCCCACGGCATCCGGTGCGAGGATCCGGCCCAGCTGGACGACAAGATCCTTGAAATGATCGAGCATCCGGGCCCGGTCCTGTTCGACTGCATGATCGAAAAGGACGGCAACTGCCTGCCCATGATCCCGTCGGGCTCTGCACATAACGAGATGATCCTCGGGCAGATAACTGGTAACGAGATCAGTGAGACCGGGCGCAAGCTGGTCTGACTTCTGACAGACCGGGAACCGGCACCGCTGCAGGGGATTGTGATGGCCACAGACAACATCTGGCAGATGCTGACCGACAATGTCGGGACCGTCGTCACGGTGGTGTCGGCCATTGCCGCCGTGATCGGTGCCCTCGCCAGCCGTGCCGAGACCCGCAAGCAGCGCCAGCTGCGCACCGAGCAGCTTCGCCAGACGATCGACAGTTCCAGCCTCGACTGGGGCAATGCCGCCATCGACACGCTGGCCCGGGCCGCCATGCTGGCGCGCACCCGTCATTTTCATGGCAATGAAGGCTCCTTCCAGACGGCCAAGGCCGCAACGCTGGTCAACCTGACCGGCCTGATCGACCGGGGACGCATGTTCTTTCCCAATCTGGATGAGCATAAAAAGGGGACGGAAAAGGACGGCGCCTATCGTGGCTCGCGTCCGCCCATCCTCGACGCGATGGTCTGGGTTCATTGCGAAACGGCGGCCCTCACCCGGGAGGGCGGACCGACGGGCGACAACAGCGGCGCCTTTATCGACGACTGCCGCCGGCTCGTTGTTTCGGAACTGCAGGCCCACCTCGACCCCCGCCGGCTGAACCAGGTCGTCGGACGCTACGATGGACAGACCCGCACCCACCAGCAGCAGGCCATCGAACGCGCTGACTCCCTCAGGCAGCAACTCTTGACTCGGCGCCCCGGGGTCGCCATCGACAACCCAACCCGCCAACCAGAACAGCCGGAGACTGTACAATGAGCGACGGATCCGGAACGCCCACACCGAACGGGCCAAAGTCCGCCTATTTCCTCAATCATGAGGATGAAGCCGTCGAACGCCGCACGCTGGCCGTGCTGGTCGACAATGAACCGGGCGTTCTCGCCCGGGTCGTCGGCCTGTTCTCCGGCCGCGGCTACAATATCGACAGCCTGACCGTGGCAGAGGTCGACGCGTCCAGCCACAAGTCCCGGATCACCATCGTGACCCAGGGCACCCCGCACATCCTGGAGCAGATCGAAGCGCAGCTGATGCGTCTCGTCCCGGTCGGCGAAGTCGTGGACATCACCAAGTCGAAGCGCGGCATCGAACGCGAACTGGCGCTCCTGAAAGTGGCCGGCACCGGCGAAAAACGGGTCGAAGCCCTCCGGATTGCGCAGATTTTCCGGGCAAACGTGATCGACACGACAAATGAGAGCTTCATTTTCGAGATCACCGGCGCCTCCGACAAGATCAGTCAGTTCGTGGACCTGATGACGCCGCTGGGCCTCGTCGAGGTGAGCCGGACAGGCGTGCTCTCCATAAAGCGTGGTAAGGAGAAGGGATGAGACGTCTCTTCCCCCTCCCCCTGATATCGGCCCTTCTGGCCACCTGTTTCGCCGCGCCCGCGTTCGCCGAAATACCGATGCCGGAAAGCTGTGAGCCGCGCATTGCCGGCGTCGCCCTGGCCACGGCCAGCGATGCGGGCGAGGCGCAGCTGGCCTGCGATGTCGACCGCGCCGCCATCTATGAAGGCCGGGCGAACACGATTTTCGGATCGGCGATCAATCCGCTCGTCAGCGTGGTCGACCTCGCGGTGTCACCCAGCGGCGCTGTCTATGTCTACGCCGTCAGCGACGTTCAGGGCGCGATGATCCTCGATGCCCGCTCTGTCCCGGCAGACATGGACCAGCCCGGCAGTGT
This is a stretch of genomic DNA from Hyphomonas adhaerens MHS-3. It encodes these proteins:
- the hflC gene encoding protease modulator HflC, whose amino-acid sequence is MRGLGIFALIIAAAALIVGMNSFFIVNQTEQALVLQVGKAQAAYNAPGQNQAGLKMKLPFVQNVIKYDRRNIGLDIPNIEVLASNQEQLIVDAFVRYQISDPLAFYQRLQTQRVAENQLSQFTNTAIRNALANKLPEEIISGQRAKLMDEIRENLSDSIAGRGIDIIDVRIRRADLPQDVSERVFRRMEAARNQEAELIRANGDKQAQAVRAKADRDKTVILAEANQRSEEIRGEGDAKRNEIYASAYGRDPEFFRFQRALIACEQGLKKGTTQIVVGPQNLGLCDEFIAAARKNSK
- the miaA gene encoding tRNA (adenosine(37)-N6)-dimethylallyltransferase MiaA, producing MHPAILIHGPTASGKTALAIEVARRLDGEVINADSMQVYRDLKVISARPDEDEMRGVPHHLFGHVNAAERYSTGQWLEEARAKIRVLQKKNKRAVIVGGTGLYLLALTQGLSAIPPVPEDVRAQVRDIAEAEGADGLRARLAPHDPETAERLGSGDKQRLARAYEIWLATGRPITDFHNERQPPVLLDREWMGFALTPPRAKLYSKIDRRFEGMLMQGAMAEARALIERGLDPELPAMKAHGMPWLAAFARGEISAEFAAENAKRDTRRYAKRQFTWIGRQFPFWPRIPGTELNDRMRVILALYREIDREMEADYS
- the ilvN gene encoding acetolactate synthase small subunit, encoding MSDGSGTPTPNGPKSAYFLNHEDEAVERRTLAVLVDNEPGVLARVVGLFSGRGYNIDSLTVAEVDASSHKSRITIVTQGTPHILEQIEAQLMRLVPVGEVVDITKSKRGIERELALLKVAGTGEKRVEALRIAQIFRANVIDTTNESFIFEITGASDKISQFVDLMTPLGLVEVSRTGVLSIKRGKEKG
- a CDS encoding Do family serine endopeptidase — protein: MRFPALAALALLVSVPLAAPAAAQQSLSRSVEGLDQRDRPASFRDLSKRLMPAVVNISTSKTVAPEGMPTFPEGSPMERFNDFFGRDEDGFRREGSLGSGFVISADGYVVTNNHVIDGADEIEVNFANGRVLDAELVGRDRDTDLAVLKVKSDTPLSYVSFADSDAAEVGDWVIAIGNPFGFGGSVSAGIISARNRDLNAGRSDDFIQTDAAINRGNSGGPLFNLGGEVVGVNTAIISPTGGSVGIGFSVPSNLVNRITGELIKSGRIRRSWLGVNVQDADEALVRAYRASGKGGVIVTRITDDGPADKAKLEVGDLILSFDGQPVASVRELTRVIADTPIDKSVPVRLVRDGRARTFTVTMGELQEETPEDTTQLPDLPASANDLGADLSSLDDDIRRRYGVPKDVEGVVVTSVSARGPAYGKLVRGDVIIEINFERVATVTDTLEKVKAARANPAEPLLVRVKRRGDAGWFDQFLSVDLGK
- the serB gene encoding phosphoserine phosphatase SerB produces the protein MSLRIVAVAAMDAAKLEAEVSAELGRVAPSRALGSVDGLVALEWQLPGDQDQAARMRARLAERGHPVDTAVLPAASGRKRLLISDMDSTIIGQECLDELADFAGLKAEVSAITERAMRGELDFEGALTTRVAMLKGLGLDALEQAYSERITLNPGAKTLVETMKADGAETVLVSGGFTYFTSRVAAAAGFHTHRGNTLVDDGKALTGEVGRPILGREAKLSALDEFAAAKGIGRDEVIALGDGANDLAMIKASGLGIAYHAKPVVAAEAHASIEHTDLRAALFFQGYEASEFLG
- a CDS encoding acetolactate synthase 3 large subunit is translated as MTVKTKQKTETRLMTGAEIVITALREQGVEVMFGYPGGAVLPIYDALFAADDIRHILVRHEQGAGHAAEGYARSTGKCGVALVTSGPGATNMVTPITDAMMDSVPLVVISGQVPTHLIGTDAFQEADTTGITRSCAKHNYLVTDVDQLARTIHEAFHIATSGRPGPVVIDIPKDVQFATGTYSGKEGVHKPTYSPRTEPIPEAIEAVAELISMARRPVFYTGGGVINSGPKACEALRKLQAETGIPVTSTLMGLGAFPASHKDWLGMVGMHGSYESNHAMHDCDLMICVGARFDDRVTGRIDAFSPNSKKVHIDIDPSSINKIVRVDVPIVADCGAALEALLTAVKHRKGKRPDLKPWKAEIDAWRARDCFAYEPSDKIIKPQYAIERLYALTRERETFITTEVGQHQMWAAQFFHFDEPNHWMTSGGLGTMGYGLPAAVGVQCAHPDALVIDIAGEASIQMMMQELSTAVQFCLPVKVFILNNEWMGMVRQWQELLHGERYSHSYSESLPDFVKLAEAMGAHGIRCEDPAQLDDKILEMIEHPGPVLFDCMIEKDGNCLPMIPSGSAHNEMILGQITGNEISETGRKLV
- a CDS encoding DUF2065 domain-containing protein translates to MTLPLILLAGVGMWFLLEGAAYAVAPDFMRRLAVLVTQMSTRELTMAGLVGGAVGIVLIWLAVHLG